CCGTCGCGCCGGGTCACCGCGGCGCCTCCGCCCGGCGCAGCCACGCCTCCAGCATCACCAGCACCCAGAGCATCTCGCCGTAGTAGTTGGGGTGGTCGCGGTTGCCGGCGAGGAGCCGCTGGATCCAGGCGGCACGGACGATGCCGCGCCGGCCGAGGGCCTCGAGGTGGTCGCGGGCCAGCGTGCCGAGGTCGGGATCGGTGTTGAGCCAGTGGCCGAAGGGCAGGCCGAAGCCGTGCTTGGGCTTGGCGAGGACCTCGGGCGGCAGGAAGCCGGCGAAGGCGTCCTTGTAGAAGGCGCGCAGCCTGCCGCCGGCGAGGTGCAGGCGTGGCGGGATGCGGTGGGCGAGCTCGAGCACAGCGGCGTCGAGCATGGGGAAGCGGGCGCGCACGCCTGCGGCCTCGGCCATGTGGCGCACCTTGCGCAGGTCGTTGTCGGCGAGCGTGATGCGAAGGTCGAGCGCCATCATGCGGTCGACCAGCGCGCCGGCCGAGGCCTCGCGCCAGAGGGTGCGCTCTGCGCGCAGTGTCAGTGGCGGTACATATCCTGCGATTGCGAGGTGTGTTCGCAACTTCAGGGCAGACTTGCAATCGATACAGGCGAGGAGCACGGTGTCGTGGGTGGTGGACAGATGGTTTGCCAAGGCGAGGCTTTGGTCAGGTCAAAGAAACCTCCTCCAGTCACCAGCAGGACTACGGTTTTGCGGCTCTGTGGGACCATTTGGCTGGTAATCGCCTTGAGTCGGTCGTTCATAAAACTATCACAAAGTGATCTTTTTTGTCTAGCCATTACGGTCGCGCTCGGGCTACTGGAGAATCGAGATTCTTCCTTCTCCGTAGAAGCAAGATGAGGAGGGCAAAAGACACCGCGCCAGCGGGGGATAGAGCCATCGCAGCGTTTTTCCACCCATCGCCGAACCGCTCCCAAGCGCGCAGGTAGGTCAGCCAGAGGCCCGTCGTAGGGACGAAGTCGCGAGCAGGCGTGCATTGGATGGCGCCGCGCCTCCACCCGTCGAGGAATTCCCTGGTTCCGCGGAATTGCAGCGATTCGTTCTCGTGCACGAACTGCGCAATGCGGGCGAGCTTTGTTGCGGGCCGTCGGTCGGCTTTCCCGTATCGAGTCAGGCTGAAGCTGTGCATCATGATGTTGACCGCACATCCGTTTCGTCGCGCGAATGCGGCAAGAACGGCAAGAATTTCCTCCGCGCTGCTGCTTTCGATGTCGACAAGGCGCAGCGATTCGTAGGGGCCAAGGCGAATCTGCGCGTAGTACGTGACGGGCAGCTCGACGATTTCCTCGATTTCCGCCACGTCATTGTATGGCGCGGGAATCTGCTTCGAGAGGGGAGAGGGGACGGACGGGGCGAGGGAGGCGTCGGCGACGAACCCGAGCGCTTGGAGGGCCTGGAGTGTGTCGAGGTTTGCCATGTACCCTCCTGCCCGATGGATCAGGATCGGCATGCCGGACCAATCTGAAAGAAGATCCCGCCCCCAGGCCAGGATCTGCTTTTGAATGGCGAGGGGATGGCGCGAGAGGCCGCCGGGGCCGAATGTCGGCTGGGGGTGGGTATGGAGACCGATTTCGTGGCCGTAGGCGAGAATGTCGCGGATCGCACGCCGCAACACGGTGTCGCCATACTTGGCTCGCTCGTAGACGTTCACGTAGAAGGTGCCCCGGATGCCCAGCTCGGCGAACCGCCTGGCCATGAACGGCACCCCGAGAGGTTCGGAGCTGTCGGGCACCGCGCCGAGGACCTGCAAGGAAGGGTCACCGTTCGTATAGGACTCCACATCCACAGTGACGAGGACAGACGTGTCGGCCCACGCTGGAGCGTGAAATAAGCCTGCAACCGCAAGGAAAGTGAAGAGGGCCGACGAGGAAAATCGTTCCATCAGGGTCTTCCATGGCATGGCGTTCCTCCGTTTCCTTTGGTTCTCACACGCTCGCCCGCAGCCACGCCTCCAGCATCACCAGCACCCAGAGCATCTCGCCGTAGTAGTTGGGGTGGTCGCGGTTGCCGGCGAGGAGCCGCTGGATCCAGGCGGCACGGACGATGCCGCGCCGGCCGAGGGCCTCGAGGTGGTCGTGGGCCAGCGTGCCGAGGTCGGGATCGGTGTTGAGCCAGTGGCCGAAGGGCAGGCCGAAGCCGTGCTTGGGCTTGGCGAGGACCTCGGGCGGCAGGAAGCCGGCGAAGGCGTCCTTGTAGAAGGCGCGCAGCCTGCCGCCGGCGAGGTGCAGGCGTGGCGGGATGCGGTGGGCGAGCTCGAGCACAGCGGCGTCGAGCATGGGGAAGCGGGCGCGCACGCCTGCGGCCTCGGCCATGTGGCGCACCTTGCGCAGGTCGTTGTCGGCGAGCGTGATGCGAAGGTCGAGCGCCATCATGCGGTCGACCAGCGCGCCGGCCGAGGCCTCGCGCCAGAGGGTACGCAGGTGCGCGAGCGGCCGTGCCGCGTCGACGCCGGCGAGAAATCCGGGCTCGAAGACCTCCGCGGGCGGGAAGCGCAGGAGGAAGTTGTAGCTCTCGAGCCGGTCCGGAAGCGGCACGCGGGCCTGGGCGATGTAGCTTTGCGCCTTGCGCAGCAGCACGGGGCGCCCGGGCAGGTGCGGCGCGAGCGCCTCCAGGGGCCGGCGCAGCGGCGCCGGCAGGCGCCACCAGCGCTCGAAGACGTGCTGCTTGAGGTAGCGGGCGTTGCCGCCGAAGAGCTCGTCGCCGCCGTCGCCTGCGAGGAGCACCGCGACCCCCGCCTCGGCCGCCATGCGGGCGCAGAACCAGGCCGCGGCCGCCGAGGCGTTACCGAAGGGCTCGTCGTAGACGGCGGCGATGCGGGGGATGGCCTCGGCCACGTCCGCCGGGCGCATGTAGCCTTCGTGATGGCGCAGGCCGAAGTGGCGCGCGGCGATGCGGGCGTAGTGCATCTCGTCGTAGCCCGGGGCGTCGAAGCCCACCGAGAAGGCGTCCACCGCCTCGCCGCGAAGGCGCGCGAGCAGCCCCGCCACCGCCGAGCTGTCGGTGCCGCCGGAGAGGAAGGCACCGCAGGGCTCCGCCCCCGCCGCCTGCTGCACCGCCACCCGCAGCCGCTCGCGCAGCTCCTCGGCCAGCGCCTCGGCGTCGGCCTCCTCCGGCTCCACGTAGTGCGGCCGCCAGTGCTGGATGCGTTCCGTGCGGCCGTGACCGACGCGCAGGTGCTCGCCGGGCCCGAGCCGGTGCACGCCGCGCCAGGCGCTCCAGGGCGCGGGGATCATGTGGAAGAAGAGGTAGTCGTGCACCGCCTGCGGGTCGAGCTCGGGGCTGCGGCCCAGGGCCTCGAGGGCGGCGCGGCCGCCTCCGGCGAGGGCCACCCCCTGCGGGCCCTCGGCCCAGTAGACGGGGAAGGTGGCGAAGCGGTCCACGGCGGCCACCGTCTCGTGCCGGACGGTGTCGTGCGCCACGAGGAGCCACGCCCCCTCCAGCGCCTCCAGGAGCGCCCCACCCTGCTCGCGCCAGAGGCGGGCGAGGATGAGGCCGAGATCGGGATCGCGGAAGTCCTCGCCGTGGCGGATCCGCGGCTCACCGAGCCACAGGATCCGCACGCCCTCGGCCTCGGCCGTGCCCCCGGGCCAGACCCCGGGCTCCACGGCAAGCTCCGCGGGGGCGCCGTCGGCGGCGGCGAGGAGCGCCCGCCAGGACGGGGCCGGCATCCCGCCGCTCATGCCGCCGCCCCCTGGGGCCGCGCCGCCTCGGTGGGGCTCGCCGCGGCCTCGGCCTCCACCTCGCGGCGCACGAACGCCTTGAGCAGCACGGCGCAGAAGACGAGCTGGTAGAGCAGGTCCCAATAGGTGATCCCGAGGGTGAGCGCGCCCGCCAGGTAGGCGATGAGCGAGGCGCGCATCATCACGGCGTAGTCGCGCGCCCAGGCGATGCGCTCGTCGCGGCGGGCCTGCCAGGCGATGCGGGTCAGGCTCGCCAGCGTCCCGAAGACCAGCAGCCCCCACAGCAGCGCCCCGGGGAAGCCGTGCTCGGCCAGGATCTCCACGTAGGCGCTGTGCCAGTCGCGCTTGGTGACGTAGCGCCAGCCGTCGAAGCCCGCCCCGGTGACCGGGTGCTCCAGCACGTAGCGGATGCCGTCGGTCCAGGCCTCGATGCGGTTCATGGCCGAATTGTCCTGCTGGTATGTGCTAATGGTCTCCATGCGGGCGAACCACGCCTCGGGCAGGAAGCGCGGCGCCGCAAGCGCCGCCAGGAGCACCGCGACGGTGAGCACCAGCTTGTGGCGGCTGTGCCACCACATGACGAGGGAGAGCGCCCCGAGCGCGATGAGCCCTCCGCGCGACCACGAGGAGATCACCGAGGCCACGGCCAGCGGCACCGCCGCCATCGCCCCCCAGCGCACGAGCCGCCGCCAGCCCGACGTGCCCTTGAGCTCCCGCGCCACCAGCACCAGCAGCGGCACCGCCACCAGGGTCGCGATGCCGAACTCGTTGTTGCCCCCGTACATGGTGCCCTCGGGCCCCCAGACGCGGTAGTGGAAGCCGCGGGTGATGCCGAAGATCCCGCCCTTGGCGGCGAGCAGCCCGAAGGAGAAGCCGATGGTGGCGAGCAGCCAGAAAAGCCGCTCGCGGCCCGTGATGAGGATCAGGCTCAGGATGAGGGGGGTGTAGACCTTGCTCACCTCCCAGAGCTTGGGCCACGCCGCCCAGCCGATGGGGGAGACCGCGGTGGTGACCAGGAACCAGAGCCAGAGGAGGTAGAAGACCGGGATCCGCCAGTCCCGCGGCAGCCCCTGCCGCTCGCGGGCGCCGATTGCGGCGAGAAACGCCACCGCGAGCAGGATCTGGTAGACGGGGAGCGTCGTGGCGAAGCCCCAGGCGTAGCGGTGCGGGTTGGCGTAGCCGAAGAAGGCGAGCGCGAGCACCCCGAGCCAGGGGCGGTATACGGTCACAAGGCATGCGCCGGCGAGCAGGGCGAGGACGGCGAGATCACGCATCGTCGCCTCCTCGCGGCCCGGCGGGATCCGCTCCCGGTGCGGGGGCGTCCGCTGCGCCCCGCCATCGGCCGAAGCGGCTCGGGCGCATCCAGGATGCGCGGGCGCGGAAGCGCGCGTAGCGGGACGGCCGCTCCGGATAGTGGACGACGCCGAAAGGCTCGGTGTGCCCGATGCGCAGCCCCGCCCGCGACGCGCGGTGGAAGAAGTCCTCGTGATCGCCGCCGATCTTGATGCGCTCGTCCCAGCCGCCCACCCGCTCCCGCACCGCCCGGGTGCGCGCGATGAAGAAGTTCTGCACCAGCTCGCAGCGGGTCACCGGGGGTGTGAGTGCCACGGGCTCGATGGCGGTGGTGCCGTCGTCCCGGTCCCGGAAGTTGCCCATGAAGCGTCGCGGCACGCCCTGCATGGTCCACCGCTGGCGCAGGCGATAGAGGCGGAGCCGGAGGAGATCCGCCGCGAGCGCCGGCAGCCCCACCGGGGCCACGTCGTAGCAGAGCCCGCCCAGGATGTCGAGGTCGTGCGCCTCGAGCAGGTGGACGGCGGCGTCGAGGTCCGTGCGCCGGTCGAAGACGAAGTCGTCGTCGCAGTGCACGAAGTAGGGCGTGGCCACCTCGCGCAGAAGCAGATTCCGCCCGGCGCTCACGCCGCTGTCGAAGGGCATGATGAAGACCCGCGTGCGAAGCGCGGGGTACCGTGCCGCCACCCGCTCGGCATAGGGGGCGCGGCTGTCGTCGGCGACCAGCACGGTCAGCCCCGGGTAGCGGCGGGCGATGGAGCGCAGCAGCCGTGCCAGGCAGCGCGGCCGCTCGAAGGTCTTGACGATCGCGGTCACCTGGTCGCGCACCACCTGCCCCGGGCCATGCCCCTCCCGTCGGCTGCGGCTTCCGACGGCGCTGGAACCATCGAGCCTCGGGTCCGTGCCCTCGCTCCGCATCGCTAGGACCCGAAGCCGGCAGCCGGACTGCGCACGAGGCCGCGCAGGCCTTCAAGCAGCGCCGCTCGCGCCTGTCGCGCATGCGCGCCCATCGCGGCATGGACCTCCCCGACGCGGTCGCGGTCCGCGGCCGCCTCGGCCACGCGCGCCGCGGTCCAGCGCAGCGCCCGCGGACCCCGGATCTCCCCTTCGAAGACGTAGAAGTCCATGGCGCCGTACAGGGCATACAGGGCGCGCTTCTTGCCGTCGGACACGGTGCCTACGTTGCGGTCCGCTCCGCGCCCGACGCAGATCGCAGGCACCCCCTGCCGCCACGCGTTGACGCAGAGATGATAGGTGTCCGTGACGATGCAGCGATAGCGGGCGAGATCGGACAGAATCTCCTCGACCGGGCGCGGTCGGTACCCCCGGTGAAAGCCGGTGAGACGGAAGAAGGCGCCGTAGCGGTTCCGGTTCGGCGGAAACCAGTGGATCCAGGTCAGCGGCTCGCGCAGGCGCCGGGCGAGGCCGCGGGCCAGGAAGTGGACCGGCCAGGCGGATCGGTTGCGGCCGCAGAAGAGCGCCACACCGCCGGTCCGCGGACCTTCCCGGGGCGGCGCCCAGTTGCCCCAGCCGTCGCTGCCGAGGAGGAAGGCGGGGTCCACCCCCAGCGTCTGCCGGCCGGGGCGCAGCGGCGCCGCATACGCGGCGGAGAACGGATCCCGGAACCAGACCCCGCGGGCCGAGGCGAGCAGCTCCTGCAGGGCCTCCGTGTACCGCCTGCCGCCCCGGGAGCGGATGTCGTTGGTGATGAGCGTGCCGCCGAAGACGAGGACCTTCTCCTTCATCGCGCGCGGCGCGCCCTCGAGGAGGTGGTGGCGGTAGGCCAGGCTGCGGGCCTCGTCGCGGCTGGAAGCCAGCCCGTGCGCGATCAGCCGGGCCGCGAGGTCGCGCTCGATGTAGGTGTCGGCATGGAGGAAGTCGCCCCAGTAGAGGATCGCATCCGAGCCCAGGACGGCGTCGAGGTGCCCCTGCAGCGGAAGATAGCGGAGGGGATGCCCGGGATCGGTCTCCTCGATCGGGGACGGATCGCCGAGGACGAAGCTTCGAAGTGTCGCCCCGGGGCACGCGCGGCCGAGCAGCCGATGCGCCGCCAGGTCCACGCTCGCCATGCCCGGATTGTGCGCCGCGGGGTAGGCGTGGATGACGCTCAGGACCGTCATGGCCGATGTCCCCGAAGCGCGCGGCGCGTGAAGGGCCGGCCCCGGCCGAACCCTGGATCGGGGCGCCTCCGTTCCATCACGCGACCCTCCCGGAGGGAGTCCAGCGGCGACGCAGTCCCTGCCCCGCCGAGCCTGCAAGCGCGAGCATCGCGGCGAGCCCCTCGTGCTGCGGCAGGGCACGGTGGAGGGCGGGGCGCACGATCAGGCCCGAGAGCCACGGGCGGATTGCGCACGAGGCGGCAGGGTCCCGCAGGCAGCACCATCCAGGACCGTGCTGCATGCGTGGCTCTCGGGACATGGACTCTCCTGTCCCGATCGTGCGCTGGAACGTTCCCGATCATGTTCCGCCTTCCTTGCGTCCGTAGGCCGCGGTCCACGTGCCCCGAAAGATCCCGAGGTGCTCCCATCCGCGCAGTTCCGCGCGGAAGGATGCCTCTGGGTGGCGCGCGAGCTTCAGCCGCAGGCTTTTGGCGAAGGAGCGTGCCGCCACACGCAGCATCCACGGCCGCGGGCGGAGGCCCTCCTCGGCCGCGAGATGCCATCCGCGCTGCGTGGCCGAATCGAAATGCCAGCGACGGAAGTAGCGGCGGCGAAGCCGCTCCGGCGGGATGTAGTGGCGAACCGGGGCGTCCGGGATGAAAAGCACCTTGCCTCCCTGGGCCAGGATCCTGCGAAACAGCGCGCTTTCCTCGCCGAGGCCCAGAAAGTTCCCCAGGCGCCCAAGGCGCGGGTCGAAACCGCCCGCCGACAGCAGCGCCTCACGTCGGAACGCCATGTTGGCCCCGTAAGGCATCCAGTCGTTTTCGGTGAGCAGTCGCGCGTCACCTTCTGGGGGACGCAGCGCCAAGCAGGGGTAGAGGAAATCCCCGAACCACGAGGGCAGGGATGCGGTGTGGTCGATGTCGGGCAGGACCGGGCCTCCCAGCGCGTCGCACCGTCGTGTCTCGAAGTGGCGCATGCCCGTTGCGATCCAGTCTTCGGGGACACGGACGTCGTCGTCGGTGAAGAAGAGATACTCGCCGCGTGCCGCCCGGACCCCAGCGTTCCGGGCAGCGGAAATTCCCTGTACCAGCTCCCTCAGCACGCGCAGGCGGCCGTCCGATGCCGCGAGTGCGTTGAGGACAGCGGGCGTGTCGTCTGCGGAGCCGTTGTCGACGACGATCACCTCGTAGGGCGGGGCGCCTTTTTGCGCGAGCACGTGTCGTACCGCCGTGCCGATCAGCCGCGCCCGGTTGTAGGTGGGAATGATGACGCTGACGAGGAGGGGCATCAGGTTATCGTCTTCCTCGGACTGGGGATCCATGCGGCGGTGCGTCCGCGGGTTCCGTTCCCGCCGCCGGTTCGGCCGCGGGATCGTGGACGGTGACCAGCGCCTCCAGGGCTCGCTCCAGCACGCGGCGGGGCTTCCACGCCACCTCCGCCGCTTGCGGAGGGCGGACCCAGTGCAGCTCCCGCCGGATGCGGGCGGCATTGGCAAGAGCGACTGCGGCGCGGGCCGCGGCACTTGCCCGGCTCGGGGCGTTCAGGATGCGCCGGGCGAAGTCCTCGCAGGTGATGGTGGGCACGCGGGGCAGGCGGTCATGGGCCGGGGATGCGATGAGCACTTCCCCCGGAGCGAGGTCGGCGCACGCCGTCCGGATCAGCTCGCTCGCCTTGGCCCATTGCCGGCCCGAGGTGTCCACCCCTCCGACCACGAGGCGGACCTGCCCTCGGGGCGGGGTCTCGAGCGGGTAGCGCATCTGTGCCAGCACGCGCCCGAGCACGGTGTCCATGTAGCGAAGGGTCTCGGTATCGCAGGCATCCCGCCAGGCATGAGCCAGCCTCGGGTCGACGCGGTGGAGCACGTTCTGCTTATATCCCGACGCGGCCTCGAGGAGCGCGTGCTCGTCTTCGGTCGGGCTGAGCATGGCGTCGGAGAAGGGGAGGCCGAGGAAGCGCGTCACCTCTCGAAGGGTAGCCTCGGGATCGGTGACCAGCGCCTCATAGCGGATCTCGAGCGCGCGCCGGTCGCGGGCGACCCAACGCGAGGCGGCCGGCACCCAGTGGCCCCAGTAGGCGAGTCCGCCCGTGAGCCCGCTGCCCCACCACCGCATGCGCCCCAGCGAGGTCGCGACGGCACGGCCGTCCCGCACGATGTGGAGGATCGCCGCCTCCGGGAAGAGGCGCCGCAGCAAGGCGAGGTACTGGATGTGCTGGGGCGTCTTCTCCACCAGCACGGGAGCATCGGGGTGGGGGGCGGCATCCCGGATGACGGCGAGAAAGATGCGGCGCAGGGCACCCAGGAGGTCCCGCCGGTCGAGATCCAGGCAGGCGCCGAAGGTCCGCTCGGGCTCTGCAACCCAGTTCGGCGTGCGTATCGTCTGGAGCCGGCTGCAGAGCCACTC
This genomic interval from Inmirania thermothiophila contains the following:
- a CDS encoding asparagine synthase-related protein; protein product: MLLACIDCKSALKLRTHLAIAGYVPPLTLRAERTLWREASAGALVDRMMALDLRITLADNDLRKVRHMAEAAGVRARFPMLDAAVLELAHRIPPRLHLAGGRLRAFYKDAFAGFLPPEVLAKPKHGFGLPFGHWLNTDPDLGTLARDHLEALGRRGIVRAAWIQRLLAGNRDHPNYYGEMLWVLVMLEAWLRRAEAPR
- a CDS encoding asparagine synthetase B family protein codes for the protein MSGGMPAPSWRALLAAADGAPAELAVEPGVWPGGTAEAEGVRILWLGEPRIRHGEDFRDPDLGLILARLWREQGGALLEALEGAWLLVAHDTVRHETVAAVDRFATFPVYWAEGPQGVALAGGGRAALEALGRSPELDPQAVHDYLFFHMIPAPWSAWRGVHRLGPGEHLRVGHGRTERIQHWRPHYVEPEEADAEALAEELRERLRVAVQQAAGAEPCGAFLSGGTDSSAVAGLLARLRGEAVDAFSVGFDAPGYDEMHYARIAARHFGLRHHEGYMRPADVAEAIPRIAAVYDEPFGNASAAAAWFCARMAAEAGVAVLLAGDGGDELFGGNARYLKQHVFERWWRLPAPLRRPLEALAPHLPGRPVLLRKAQSYIAQARVPLPDRLESYNFLLRFPPAEVFEPGFLAGVDAARPLAHLRTLWREASAGALVDRMMALDLRITLADNDLRKVRHMAEAAGVRARFPMLDAAVLELAHRIPPRLHLAGGRLRAFYKDAFAGFLPPEVLAKPKHGFGLPFGHWLNTDPDLGTLAHDHLEALGRRGIVRAAWIQRLLAGNRDHPNYYGEMLWVLVMLEAWLRASV
- a CDS encoding putative O-glycosylation ligase, exosortase A system-associated gives rise to the protein MRDLAVLALLAGACLVTVYRPWLGVLALAFFGYANPHRYAWGFATTLPVYQILLAVAFLAAIGARERQGLPRDWRIPVFYLLWLWFLVTTAVSPIGWAAWPKLWEVSKVYTPLILSLILITGRERLFWLLATIGFSFGLLAAKGGIFGITRGFHYRVWGPEGTMYGGNNEFGIATLVAVPLLVLVARELKGTSGWRRLVRWGAMAAVPLAVASVISSWSRGGLIALGALSLVMWWHSRHKLVLTVAVLLAALAAPRFLPEAWFARMETISTYQQDNSAMNRIEAWTDGIRYVLEHPVTGAGFDGWRYVTKRDWHSAYVEILAEHGFPGALLWGLLVFGTLASLTRIAWQARRDERIAWARDYAVMMRASLIAYLAGALTLGITYWDLLYQLVFCAVLLKAFVRREVEAEAAASPTEAARPQGAAA
- a CDS encoding glycosyltransferase family 2 protein produces the protein MTAIVKTFERPRCLARLLRSIARRYPGLTVLVADDSRAPYAERVAARYPALRTRVFIMPFDSGVSAGRNLLLREVATPYFVHCDDDFVFDRRTDLDAAVHLLEAHDLDILGGLCYDVAPVGLPALAADLLRLRLYRLRQRWTMQGVPRRFMGNFRDRDDGTTAIEPVALTPPVTRCELVQNFFIARTRAVRERVGGWDERIKIGGDHEDFFHRASRAGLRIGHTEPFGVVHYPERPSRYARFRARASWMRPSRFGRWRGAADAPAPGADPAGPRGGDDA
- a CDS encoding polysaccharide pyruvyl transferase family protein, with translation MTVLSVIHAYPAAHNPGMASVDLAAHRLLGRACPGATLRSFVLGDPSPIEETDPGHPLRYLPLQGHLDAVLGSDAILYWGDFLHADTYIERDLAARLIAHGLASSRDEARSLAYRHHLLEGAPRAMKEKVLVFGGTLITNDIRSRGGRRYTEALQELLASARGVWFRDPFSAAYAAPLRPGRQTLGVDPAFLLGSDGWGNWAPPREGPRTGGVALFCGRNRSAWPVHFLARGLARRLREPLTWIHWFPPNRNRYGAFFRLTGFHRGYRPRPVEEILSDLARYRCIVTDTYHLCVNAWRQGVPAICVGRGADRNVGTVSDGKKRALYALYGAMDFYVFEGEIRGPRALRWTAARVAEAAADRDRVGEVHAAMGAHARQARAALLEGLRGLVRSPAAGFGS
- a CDS encoding glycosyltransferase; this encodes MDPQSEEDDNLMPLLVSVIIPTYNRARLIGTAVRHVLAQKGAPPYEVIVVDNGSADDTPAVLNALAASDGRLRVLRELVQGISAARNAGVRAARGEYLFFTDDDVRVPEDWIATGMRHFETRRCDALGGPVLPDIDHTASLPSWFGDFLYPCLALRPPEGDARLLTENDWMPYGANMAFRREALLSAGGFDPRLGRLGNFLGLGEESALFRRILAQGGKVLFIPDAPVRHYIPPERLRRRYFRRWHFDSATQRGWHLAAEEGLRPRPWMLRVAARSFAKSLRLKLARHPEASFRAELRGWEHLGIFRGTWTAAYGRKEGGT
- a CDS encoding sulfotransferase family protein; the encoded protein is MKAPRAPSQRLVFVVGAPRSGTTLLTHMLHRHPLACGTPETHFLCHVHVYPGGPVRFVRSWPNNAEWLCSRLQTIRTPNWVAEPERTFGACLDLDRRDLLGALRRIFLAVIRDAAPHPDAPVLVEKTPQHIQYLALLRRLFPEAAILHIVRDGRAVATSLGRMRWWGSGLTGGLAYWGHWVPAASRWVARDRRALEIRYEALVTDPEATLREVTRFLGLPFSDAMLSPTEDEHALLEAASGYKQNVLHRVDPRLAHAWRDACDTETLRYMDTVLGRVLAQMRYPLETPPRGQVRLVVGGVDTSGRQWAKASELIRTACADLAPGEVLIASPAHDRLPRVPTITCEDFARRILNAPSRASAAARAAVALANAARIRRELHWVRPPQAAEVAWKPRRVLERALEALVTVHDPAAEPAAGTEPADAPPHGSPVRGRR